The Streptococcus equi subsp. equi nucleotide sequence CCGTATGATCTTGGAAAGACATGCCTGCCTGCTTCATTTCCTTCATCTGATCCAATGTAAGATTGGCCGCATTACCTGCCTCTGTAAAGCCAGTGATAACGTTATTGGTGGCCTTGATGTCATACTTTTTCAGGATTGGAAAAGCAACGTTGTAAAAATCAACCATGCTATCATCAAAGGTTAGCCAGACAACCTTTTCAGCAGGAAGCTCGTTAGCTGATAAGACTCGGTAGGCTTCTTCGGGAGATAAAAAGTAGTAGCCGGCCTCCTTCATTGCCTTTAGCTGGCTTTCAAAAAGATCTGGAGCAACGATGAGATTGGCACTTGCTGCCTCTTCTGGTGCCATAACGTGAATAGCATGATACATTAAGATAGGAAGCTTAACAGGGTTTTGCTGCTTGGTCCAGCTGACAGCTCCTTTTTGCTGCTGACTATTTGTATGGCTAGCTTCCTTATTAGTTGCTTTTTTGCTAGGCTTGGGAGCTGGTTTTTTATCAGTTTTTGAAAATAGGCTTATTTTGGGGATTGCCTGCGATAATTGAGAGATGCTTATCTTTGAATGGCTCTTGTAAAGGTAGACAATAGCTGATAAGCCTATGATACAGGCAAGTAGTAGCATGAGATTAATCATTTTGAAGATTTTTCTTTTCTTACGCCGTTTGTTTCTGTTGTTCATCACTTGCTCCTTGTTTATTGATTAGTCTATTGTAACATTTTTTTAAGTAAGCTGTCTTTCGTTAACTTAATTTTTTGCTAACATTCTATTAGTGTTATGCTTTGTAAAACAAGACCTAGATTTGCTATAATAAGACAGAGTATTTAAGACAGTCAAAAAAAGGAGGATAGGATGTCAGTTAAGGTTGCATTATTAGGCTTTGGGACTGTTGCTAGTGGCATTCCCTTGCTATTAGAAAACAATAGTAGCAAGATTCGTGCAGTGGTAGGTGATGATTTGGTGATTGCAAAGGTTCTGGTTAGAGATGAGACCACTAAGAAGCGTTTGTTGGATCAAGGCTATTCCTACCAATTTGTGACCTCCATTGATGATATTGTTGATGATGAGAGCATTGATATGGTGGTCGAATTAATGGGTCGTATCGAGCCTGCAAAGACCTTTATCTCGCGTGCTCTATCAGCCGGAAAGCCTGTTGTGACTGCTAATAAGGATTTGATAGCCTTGTACGGAGGAGAGCTCTCGACTTTGGCAGCTAAGCATCAGGTAGCTTTGTACTACGAGGCTGCTGTTGCTGGTGGTATTCCAATACTAAGAGCTTTGGCTGATTCCTTTGCCTCAGATAAGCTGACGCGTCTGCTCGGTGTGCTCAATGGAACAACTAATTTCATGTTAACCAAGATGATTGATGAGGGCTGGACCTATGAAAGGGCCCTGCAAAAAGCGCAGGAGCTGGGCTATGCTGAAAGTGATCCGACTAATGATGTGAAAGGGATCGATGCAGCTTACAAGGTTGCTATTCTTAGTCAGTTTGCTTTTGGAATGACCATTGACTTTGAGGCTATTAGCTATTCAGGGATTGATAAGGTTCGAGTAGAAGATGTGACAGTAGCGCAGAAGCTGGGCTATGTGATCAAATTAGTTGGTCTACTTGAAGAGACGGCTTCTGGGCTTAACGCAGAGGTATCCCCAGTCTTTTTACCAAAGACACACCCGTTGGCTGCTGTAGACGGTGTGATGAATGCTGTTTATATCGAGTCAATTGGGGTTGGGCAGGCTATGTTTTATGGTCCAGGTGCCGGTCAAATGCCAACAGCTACAGCTGTTGTGGCAGATATGATTCAGACTGCCTGCACCTTACGTGACCATACAGTCTCAGTCTTTAATCGTTTTGCTACAAAAACTAGACTAGCTAAGTCTGAGGATATTATGAGTCCCTATTACTTTGCTATTCAAGCAACTAATAAGTTTGGTCAGCTACTAGAGCTAACAAGGCTATGTGATGTTTGTGGCATTAGAGTTGAGCAGCTGTTATCAGATGAGATAGATAGTGACAGGTTAGACTTTGTGATGATTACTCATGAGATGAGCAAAAAGGAGCTTGCTTGCTTTACAGCGCTACTACAGGATCATCAGGATTTCCGTATGTTAAGTACATTTAAGATTTTAGGAGATTGACATGAAGATACGCGTACCTGCAACCTCGGCTAATTTGGGACCTGGATTTGACTCAATGGGGATTGCTGTTTCAAAATACCTAGAAGTTGACATTTTAGAAGAACGTGACCAATGGTTTATTGAGCATGATTTGGGTGATATTCCAAATGATGATAGCAACTTACTTATCCAAACAGCCCTTAGGCTAGCACCAAATATTCCAGCACATCGTCTAAAGATGACGTCTGATATTCCATTGGCACGTGGCTTGGGATCGTCCTCCTCGGTGATTGTCGCTGGTATTGAATTAGCTAATCAGCTAGGGCATTTAAACCTAACAGACGACCGTAAATTGGCCATAGCAACTCGTATTGAGGGGCACCCTGATAATGTAGCTCCAGCGATTTTTGGTCAATTGGTAATTGCTTCACAGATTGGTAAGGACGTGGATTACATCATTGCGCCTTTTCCTGACCTTTCTTTGGTTTGTTTTATTCCTGATTATGAGCTGAAAACCTCTGATTCCAGAGATGTATTGCCCAAGCAGCTATCGTATAAGCAGGCAGTGGCTGCTTCCTCAGTTGCTAATCTTGCTATAGCTGCGCTATTGACCGGTAATTTGAAAAAGGCCGGTCGGGCGATTGAAAATGACCAATTCCACGAAATCTACCGGCAAAGATTAGTCAGAGAGTTCCAGCCGATTAAGCGAGCTGCAGCAGCTAATGGTGCTTATGCAACCTACTTATCCGGTGCAGGGCCTGCTATTATGGTTATGTGTCCCAATAAGAAAAAAATGGCGATTTATGAGGCCATCGAGCAGCTAGGTCTAATTGGTCAGTTGGTGTCTCTAGAGCTGGATCGTCAGGGGCTGTGTCTTGTCTAGACTGGCAAGGTACTGGTATGCTTGCCTAGTAGGCTTATTGTTGATATCAGATGGACTTAAAGCTTAGTCATTCAAATACATCAAAAAAGTGAGGCTTGATCGTTTTATCGGCTTTCACTTTTTTCTTGATATGTTATACTAGAGTAGACTTTGTGAGGTGTGTGATGAATTATCAAGAAACATTAGACTGGATTCATGGTCAGGAAAGATTTGGGATCAAGCCAGGTGTAAAACGCATGCGTTGGGTGCTTGAGCAGCTAGGTAATCCTCAAGATAGGATTAGAGGAATCCATGTGGTCGGCACAAATGGTAAGGGATCGACGGTCAATGACCTACAGCATATTTTTACTAGAGCAGGCTATGAGGTTGGAACCTTTACCTCGCCTTATATCATGGATTTTAAGGAACGTATCTGTCTCAATGGTGAGATGATCTCAGAGACTGACCTTGTTAAGGCTGCTAATTGTATTCGTCCACTAACGGATCGCCTTATCAGTGAGACAAGTTTGGGTCCTGCAACAGTCTTTGAGCTGATCACTCTGATCATGTTTCTTTATTTTGGTGAGAGTCACCCGGTTGATATTGCTATTATCGAGGCAGGATTAGGGGGGCTTTATGACTCCACTAATGTGTTTCAGGCGATGGCTGTGGTTTGCCCGTCTATTGGTCTTGATCATCAAGCTATTTTAGGTGATACCTATGCTGACATTGCCTATCAAAAAGCCGGTGTGCTAAAGGGTGGTGAAGACCTTATTTTTGCCATTGATAACAAAGAGGCCAGACAGGTTTTTCTAAAAAAAGCAGAGCAGCTTGGCGTGCCTATTTGGGAATGGCGTCGACAGTTCAACATGCTACAGGGTGAAGGTGGTTATCAATTTAACAGTCAGCTTGGTCAGCTGTCTCATCTAGTGCTTGCAATGCCTGGTCAGCATCAGGTAGCCAATGCAGGCCTAGCCACTATGACAAGCTTGATATTACAGGATCGGTACCCAAAGGTAACTGAGTCTGTTATTAGAGAGGCTCTGGCAAGCAGCTTTTGGTTGGGACGAACAGAATTGTTGGCACCCAACCTGATGATTGATGGTGCTCATAATAATGAAAGCATTGCCGCCCTGATTGATGTGATATCATCAGACTATCAGGATAAGCAGATTCATATTCTATTTGGTGCCATTGATACCAAGCCTGTCTCAGATATGCTGCAGAGTCTGGAGCGTCTTGGAGATGTGCAAGTAACAAGCTTTCACTATCCCAATGCCTATCCTTTGGAGGCTTATCCAGATAGGCTAACAAAAGTAGCAGATTTTAGAGCATTTTTAGACCGGCTTGAGCAAGCAGCTGCTGATGATTTTTTCCTGATTACAGGCTCTCTTTACTTCATCTCAGAGGTCAGGCAGTATTGGAAAAAGGTATTAAGCAAGTAATGCTTTCTCACATCAACTCATCAAACAAGATTAATCAACTAAAAAGGGGAAAACCATTGCCAATCAATCAAAAAAAAGCAGAAGCCGCTATCTATCAATTATTAGAAGCTATCGGTGAGGATCCAAACCGAGAAGGGCTACGAGATACCCCAAAGCGTGTTGCCAAGATGTATCTAGAAATGCTCTCAGGGCTGGAACAGGACGCTAAGGATGAATTTACAGCTGTTTTTACAGAGCATCACGACGATTTGGTGATTGTTAAGGATATTAGCTTTTATTCCATGTGTGAGCACCATCTGGTGCCATTTTATGGTAAGGCGCATATTGCTTATTTGCCTAGTGATGGGCGTGTGACAGGCTTGAGTAAGCTGGCAAGGGCAGTTGAGGTGACGAGCAAAAGACCTCAGCTGCAGGAGCGTTTGACAGCTCAGATTGCTAATGCTCTTGTTGATGCCTTGCAGCCCAAAGGGGTTTTTGTTATGGTAGAAGCAGAGCATATGTGCATGACCATGCGAGGTGTCAAAAAGCCAGGCAGTAAGACCATTACGACAACTGCTAGAGGGATTTACAAGGATAGTAGAGACGACAGGCGTGAGGTTATGCAATTAATCATGGAGGGCTAGGGTATTTATGACTATTGGACATTATTCAGCCGCTGGTGAGGCAGCTATTATGGGGATTTTAAATGTGACTCCGGATTCGTTTTCAGATGGTGGCTCCTATACTAGTGTTAATCAGGCCTTGGCACAGGCCGAAAAAATGCTGTCAGAAGGAGCGACTGTCATTGATATTGGAGGCGAGTCAACACGACCGGGCTGCCAATTTGTGCCGGCAGAAGAAGAGATTGCACGCGTTGTTCCAATCATAAAGGCCATTAAAAAACGGTATGATGTCCTTATTAGCATTGATACCTACAAGACAGAAACTGCTAGAGCGGCCCTTGAAGCAGGAGCAGATATGCTCAATGATGTCTGGGCAGGACTATATGACGGTCAAATGCTAAGTCTAGCCGCCGAATACGACGTTCCCATTATATTAATGCATAATCAAACCAAAGAGGCTTATGCTGATGTTACAAAAGAGGTTTGCAGCTTTTTACAGGCTAGAGCAGCTGCAGCCCTCAAAGCAGGTGTCAAAAAAGAACATATCTGGCTTGATCCAGGATTTGGCTTTGCTAAAAATGTTGAGCAAAATATAGCCTTATTAAAAGGGCT carries:
- the icaB gene encoding polysaccharide deacetylase, encoding MNNRNKRRKKRKIFKMINLMLLLACIIGLSAIVYLYKSHSKISISQLSQAIPKISLFSKTDKKPAPKPSKKATNKEASHTNSQQQKGAVSWTKQQNPVKLPILMYHAIHVMAPEEAASANLIVAPDLFESQLKAMKEAGYYFLSPEEAYRVLSANELPAEKVVWLTFDDSMVDFYNVAFPILKKYDIKATNNVITGFTEAGNAANLTLDQMKEMKQAGMSFQDHTVNHPDLSQASAASQTAEMKDSKEYLDRELHQDTIAIAYPAGRYTDTTLKIAEDLHYKLGVTTNEGLASAANGLLSLNRIRILPTTTADILMNTISQ
- the hom gene encoding homoserine dehydrogenase; this encodes MSVKVALLGFGTVASGIPLLLENNSSKIRAVVGDDLVIAKVLVRDETTKKRLLDQGYSYQFVTSIDDIVDDESIDMVVELMGRIEPAKTFISRALSAGKPVVTANKDLIALYGGELSTLAAKHQVALYYEAAVAGGIPILRALADSFASDKLTRLLGVLNGTTNFMLTKMIDEGWTYERALQKAQELGYAESDPTNDVKGIDAAYKVAILSQFAFGMTIDFEAISYSGIDKVRVEDVTVAQKLGYVIKLVGLLEETASGLNAEVSPVFLPKTHPLAAVDGVMNAVYIESIGVGQAMFYGPGAGQMPTATAVVADMIQTACTLRDHTVSVFNRFATKTRLAKSEDIMSPYYFAIQATNKFGQLLELTRLCDVCGIRVEQLLSDEIDSDRLDFVMITHEMSKKELACFTALLQDHQDFRMLSTFKILGD
- the thrB gene encoding homoserine kinase yields the protein MKIRVPATSANLGPGFDSMGIAVSKYLEVDILEERDQWFIEHDLGDIPNDDSNLLIQTALRLAPNIPAHRLKMTSDIPLARGLGSSSSVIVAGIELANQLGHLNLTDDRKLAIATRIEGHPDNVAPAIFGQLVIASQIGKDVDYIIAPFPDLSLVCFIPDYELKTSDSRDVLPKQLSYKQAVAASSVANLAIAALLTGNLKKAGRAIENDQFHEIYRQRLVREFQPIKRAAAANGAYATYLSGAGPAIMVMCPNKKKMAIYEAIEQLGLIGQLVSLELDRQGLCLV
- the fgs gene encoding folypolyglutamate synthase; the protein is MNYQETLDWIHGQERFGIKPGVKRMRWVLEQLGNPQDRIRGIHVVGTNGKGSTVNDLQHIFTRAGYEVGTFTSPYIMDFKERICLNGEMISETDLVKAANCIRPLTDRLISETSLGPATVFELITLIMFLYFGESHPVDIAIIEAGLGGLYDSTNVFQAMAVVCPSIGLDHQAILGDTYADIAYQKAGVLKGGEDLIFAIDNKEARQVFLKKAEQLGVPIWEWRRQFNMLQGEGGYQFNSQLGQLSHLVLAMPGQHQVANAGLATMTSLILQDRYPKVTESVIREALASSFWLGRTELLAPNLMIDGAHNNESIAALIDVISSDYQDKQIHILFGAIDTKPVSDMLQSLERLGDVQVTSFHYPNAYPLEAYPDRLTKVADFRAFLDRLEQAAADDFFLITGSLYFISEVRQYWKKVLSK
- the folE gene encoding GTP cyclohydrolase I → MLSHINSSNKINQLKRGKPLPINQKKAEAAIYQLLEAIGEDPNREGLRDTPKRVAKMYLEMLSGLEQDAKDEFTAVFTEHHDDLVIVKDISFYSMCEHHLVPFYGKAHIAYLPSDGRVTGLSKLARAVEVTSKRPQLQERLTAQIANALVDALQPKGVFVMVEAEHMCMTMRGVKKPGSKTITTTARGIYKDSRDDRREVMQLIMEG
- the folP gene encoding dihydropteroate synthase; its protein translation is MTIGHYSAAGEAAIMGILNVTPDSFSDGGSYTSVNQALAQAEKMLSEGATVIDIGGESTRPGCQFVPAEEEIARVVPIIKAIKKRYDVLISIDTYKTETARAALEAGADMLNDVWAGLYDGQMLSLAAEYDVPIILMHNQTKEAYADVTKEVCSFLQARAAAALKAGVKKEHIWLDPGFGFAKNVEQNIALLKGLNEVCQLGYPVLFGISRKRVVDALLGGGTKAKDRDGATAALSAYAINKGCQMVRVHNVGANRDIVSVLSQLR